A portion of the Saimiri boliviensis isolate mSaiBol1 chromosome 1, mSaiBol1.pri, whole genome shotgun sequence genome contains these proteins:
- the STPG4 gene encoding protein STPG4, with product MDQSAIAIASITVRENLKPDRKTSSFEREGWWRIALTNTPIPGTYHLKTFIEESLLNPVITTYNFKNEGRKKPPLVQRNNPVLNDLPHYIPPDFLDLLKKQMATYSFKDKPRPSPSTLVDKDQSLQLSPGQYNVLPAPVPKYASRSCAFRSAVQRFPTTYFIPVSIMYTVNS from the exons ATGGATCAGTCAGCCATCGCCATCGCCTCCATCACAGTAAGAGAAAACCTG AAACCAGATCGAAAGACTTCCTCTTTTGAAAGAGAAGGATGGTGGAGAATAGCATTAACA AATACTCCTATACCTGGCACTTACCACTTGAAAACTTTCATTGAAGAATCCCTATTAAATCCAGTGATAACAacctacaattttaaaaatgaaggaaggaaaaagccaCCTCTTGTGCAAAGAAACAATCCAGTTCTAAATGATCTTCCGCACTATATACCTCCTGACTTCCTGGACCTGTTAAAGAAGCAAATGGCTACTTACTCATTCAAAGACAAACCACGGCCAAGCCCCAGCACGCTAGTTGACAAAGATCAG TCACTTCAGCTTTCTCCGGGGCAATACAATGTGCTTCCTGCACCAGTTCCCAAATATGCTTCCAG gagCTGTGCATTTCGTTCAGCAGTTCAAAGATTCCCAACAACATATTTTATTCCCGTAAGTATAATGTACACAGTTAACTCATGA